CGGCCCGCGGGCCACCACCCTCGGGCAGCCGGGCCCACGCCGGGCGCTCCGCCGGACGGACGGCCGCGACCACCATGGTCGGCTGGGCCAGCGGCGGCTCGTCGGCGACCGGGCGCAGCACGGCGGTACGGCTGTTCTGGTTGCCCAGGTCGTCCCGGGCCACCTGCACCTGGCTGAGCAGGGCACCGGCGTCGGCCGGACGGGCGTTCGGGTCGCGCCGGGTCGCCCGGGCGACGAGGTGGTCGAGAGCCGGCGGCAGGCTGGGCACCAGGGTCGACGGGGACGGCACGTCCCGGTCGACGTGCTGCCAGGCGATGTCGACCGGGCGGTCACCGTCGTAGGGCACCCGGCCGGTGAGCATCTCGAACAGCACGATGCCGGCCGAGTAGACGTCGGTGCGGGGATCGGCGCGACCCTCGGTGACCAGCTCGGGCGCCACGTACGCCACCGTGGCCATCAGCTGGTTGCCGTTCTCCTCGGCGCTCGCCTCCACCGCGCGGGCAAGCCCGAAGTCGGCGACCTTCACCACGCTGTCGACCAGGTTGGCCATGCCGCCGGTGGGCGCCTCGGCGACCAGGACGTTCTCCGGCTTGACGTCGCGGTGGACCACGCCCGACCGGTGGGCGGCGGCGATCGCGGCGAGCATCTGCTCGAAGATCGCCAGCGCCTCGTCCGGGTTGAGCCGGCGCCGCTCGGCGAGCACCTCGCGCAGGGTGCGGCCCCGGACGTACTCCATGACCAGGTAGGGCAGGCCGCCGTGGGTGCCCTGGTCGTAGACCGCCACCACGTTGGGGTGGGTCAGCCGGGCGATCGTCTTCGCCTCGTCGGTGAACCGCTCCACGAACCCGGCGACCCGGGCCCGGGCCTCGGGGGCCTGGGTCGGGTGAATGATCTTGACGGCGACGGTGCGCTCGAGGCGCTCGTCCGTCGCGGTGTACACGGTCGCCATGCCGCCACGGGCCACGCGACCGCGAATGCGGTAGCGCCCGTCGATCAGCGAGCCCAGCAACGTGTCGGCGACCTGTGTGTCCATCGGCAGGCAGTCTATGCGTCGGGAGGGTGAAGGTTGAACAGGATGCTACAGCCGGGAGCCGACCCGGCCCGTCCCGCCGCGCTCGTCGCCTGGCCGCGACCCCTTCCGAGCTGCGCGTACGCGCCCGAAGCCGGTCGGCCGCCGACCCCGACGGGGACGCCGGCACCGCGCAACCGTGAGCGGACGGTGACCGTGCGTGTGTGCGTGTTCTCCGGTCCGGTCCGGCCGGTGGTGGCGCTCGGCTGCTGGGTGCCGGTCGGCGTCGCCGGTCCGAGCCCGACCTTCGGCCCGGATCGTCCGGCTCGTCGCCGGGGTGCCGTTGACCCGCGCCGGTGACGGCGTGGCAGGGTGATCGGGTGACCGAATCCGTACCCGCCGACCAGGCCGCCACCGGCCCCGACCTCGCCGGACCCGCCGACGCGGCCGGCTGGCTCACCCTTCCGGACGTCGCCGAGCGTCTCGACGTGTCCATCAGCAAGGTGCACCAGATGATCCGCGACCGGGAGCTGCTGGCGGTCCGCCGCGACGGCGTTCGCCGGGTGCCGGCCGACCTGGTGGCCAACCGCACCGTCCTCAAGCACCTGCCCGGCGTGCTCAACCTGCTCGCCGACGCCGGCTACGACGACGAGGCGGCGCTGCGCTGGCTCTACGAGCCGGACGACACCCTGCCCGGCACGCCGGCGGTCGCCCTCGGCGGCGACCAGGCCCGAGAGGTCAAGCGCCGCGCCCAAGCCCTCGGCTTCTGACCCCACCCACCCACCCCGCGCCGCGCCCCGCCGCCCTCGCCCGGCGATCATGAAGTTATCGCCGCGACACGCCCGTGCCGGTGACAACAACTTCATGATCGCGCCCGGGAAGGGCGGGGGCGGGGCGGTGCGGGTGAGGGGGTCAGTCGGCTCGGCGGGTGGCGGCTATGGCCAGGTCGACCAGAGCCTGCCTCGCCTCGGTGTCGAGATCCACACTGGCCAGCGCGGCCAGCGCGCCGTCGGTGAGCGTGGTGATCCGCTGCTCGGTGCGGGCCAGCGCGCCGCTCATCGTGATCACCTCGCGGAGCCGCGTGACGCCCTCCTCGTCGAGCCCGGCGTCGCCGAGCCCGGCCAGCAGCAGCTCCCGGCCGGCGTCGTCGGCGGTCTCCAGGGCCGCCGCGACCAGGAAGGTCCGCTTGCCCTCGCGCAGGTCGTCGCCGGCCGGTTTGCCGGTCTGCGCCGGGTCGCCGAACACTCCCAGCACGTCGTCGCGGAGCTGGAACGCCTCGCCCAACGGCAGCCCGTACGCCGAGTACGCGGCCCGGATGTCCGCCGACGCGTCGGCCAGCGCCGCGCCGAGCAGCAGCGGCCGCTCGACCGTGTACTTCGCCGACTTGTAGCGGGCCACCTTGCCGGCCCGCTCGACCGACGTGTCCCGGGTCACCTGGGTGAGCACGTCGAGGTACTGGCCGACGGTGACCTCGGTGCGCATCTCGTCGAAGACGGGGCGGGCCCGGGCCACGGCACGTGGGTCCAGCCCGGCGGAGTGCAGCAGCTCGTCGGACCAGACGAGACAGAGGTCACCGAGCAGGATCGCGGCGGCGTCACCGAAGTTGTCCGGGTCGCCGCCCCAGCCGGAGCCGCGGTGCCGGGCGGCGAACCGGCGGTGCACCGCCGGCTCACCGCGCCGGGTGTCGGAACGGTCCATCAGGTCGTCGTGGATGAGGGCGCTGGCCTGCACGAACTCCAGCGCGGCCAGGGCGGCCAGCACCTGGTCGCTGTCGACCCCACCGGCACCCCGGAAACCCCAGTAGGCGAAGGCCGGTCGCAGCCGCTTGCCGCCACCCAGCACGAACGCCTCGATCGCCTCCGCCACCGGGGTCAGCGCATCGTCTACGCCGGCCATCCAGATCCGCTGGTTGGCCAGGAACTCGGTCAGGGCCTTGTCGATCCGCTGGCGCAGGCCGGCTCGATCGACGGGAGAGACGGGAGCAGCGTCGGTCACGCGTGAACGCTAGCGGGTCGGGTCGGGCCTCGGATACCCGCCAGTACCGGCTGTGGGCCCCGACCCGGTGGGCCTCGTCCGGGGACCGTCGCGGCCGACGGTCGGGGCAGGTACGGGCGCGCGGCCGCGACCAGCGCCGTGTGTCGGCGGACCGCCGGTGTGCGTCGATGCGTGGCCAGCCGGCGGCGGACGTCGGCCAGTTGGGCCACCGCCCGGGGTGACCCGGCGCGCACCGCGTCGAGCAGCGCCCCGTCGGCGACGTCACAGGCCTGCTCCACCTCGCCGAGTTGGAGATAGGCCCGGGCCAGCCAGGCGCCGTAGACCGCCGCCCGGCGCGGGCGCCCCGGCCCCCGGGTCGCGTCGAGCAGCCCCTCGGCCCGCCGGGGCCGGCCCAGCGCGACCAGGGCCCGTCCGGTCATCGCCGTCAGCTCGGCGCCGTCGAGCCAGTAGAGCCAGGACGGCTCCCGATCCGGATCCGGCTCCCCGACGGCCCGCTCGGCGGCGCCCAGGGCCTGGCCGGCGGCGTCCGGTCGGCCCCCGAGCGCGGCGGCCAGCGCCACCCGGTGCAGCAGCAGGGCGCGCAGGCCGGGGCTCGCCCACCGTCGGCTGCCCGCGTAGGCGGTGCGGGCCAGCAGGAGCGCGCCCCGCGGGTCACCGGCACCGGCGAGCAGGTGACTCGCCGAGCCGAGCACGTGCCCGGCCAGGGCCGGGTCGCCGGTGGCCGCCGCGGCGCGCAACCCGAGCCGGTAGGCGTCCAAGCCGCCGGTCAGGTCGCCCGCGTCCGTGGCCAGCCAGCCGGCGAGCTGGGCCGACTCGGCGAGCAGGGGCAGCAACCGGCGACGGTCGGCCGGCCCGGACCGGGGCAGCGACCGGGCCAGCCGGCGGAGCCGGTCCGCGCCGAGCGGGGCCAGATCGGCGCCGCCCGCGAGGTCGTCGAGCCGGCGCAGCGCGGCCAGGTCCGCCGCGTCCACCGGACCGGGTGGGCGGGGCGGGTCGTCACGTACGCCGGGAGCGGGCTCGTCGTCCGTCGGGAGGCACCCGCCGCGGGTCGTACCGCCGGATGGTGCCGGGTCGGAGGCCGGCGGCGTCGGGGGCCCCGCGGGCGCGAGCCCGGTGACCCGCCCGGGCGGGGCGACCAGCAGCGGCGCGCGCGGGTCGGCCAGCCAGCGCTGCGCCAGCGCGAGCAGCGCCGCCCGGGACCGCCCGCCTCCCGTGGGCCGCAGCGCCGGCGGCGCGGGCGACCGGCTCCGGGCCGCGGCGCCGGTCAGCAACTCGACGGGCGTGGCGAGGACGACCGCCAGCCAGCGCAGCCAGAAGTCACCGGGGACGCGCACCTGACGCTCCCACCGGGAGATCTCGTGCCGGCTGAGGGTCGGCACGCCGGCGGCGGCGCAGAGCTCGGCGGCGGTGCGCTGCTGGCTCCAGCCACGGGCCAGCCGGAGCTGGGTGAGCAACGGCCCGAGCAGCTGCGGCGGGCCGGGTGGTGGGGTCGGCGTCATCGGTCCCTCCCGACGGGTCGGCACGGTGGCGCCGGCCCGTCCGTCGGACGGCCGTGCCACCGCTGGTGGCGACCCCCGCGCGGCCCCCGCGAGGACCGGTCCCCGGCCGGCCCCACCCGCACGGTCCCTGTCTATCCCGGGGGTACGACGCTTTCCCCGACCCACCGCCATGTGGAAAGGTCGTGGGGGCGGCGGGTGTCGCCCGCTAGAGTCGGGGCGTGGCGCTCGGTCTCCCCTCGGTCCTCCCCAATCCGCAGCCGGCCATCGGGGAGCTGATCCGTGAGCGGCAGCCGACCTTCTCATTCGAGTTCTTCCCCCCGAAGACCCCGCAGGGTGAGCGCCTGCTCTGGCAGGCGATCCGCGAGCTGGAGTCGCTGCGGCCGTCCTTCGTCTCGATCACCTACGGCGCGGGCGGCTCGACCCGCGACACCACCGTCGCGGTCACCGAGCGGATCGCCACCGAGACCACCCTGCTGCCGATGGCCCACCTCACCGCCGTCGACCACTCCGTGGCCGAGCTGCGGCACGTGATCGGCCGGCTGGCGGGAGTGGGGGTGCGCAACGTGCTGGCCGTGCGCGGGGACCCGCCGGGCAACCCGGGCGGCGAGTGGGTCGCCCACCCGGAGGGCGTGCGCTACGCCGAGGACCTGGTCCGGTTGGTACGCGACGCGGGCGACTTCAGCGTGGGCGTGGCCGCGTTCCCCTACAAGCACCCGCGCTCGCCCGACGTGGCCAGCGACACCGCGCACTTCGTCCGGAAGTGCCAGGCCGGTGCCGCGTTCGCGATCACCCAGATGTTCTTCGACGCCGACGACTACCTGCGGCTGCGCGACCGGGTTGCGGCGGCCGGCTGCGACACCCCGATCCTCGCCGGGGTGATGCCGGTGACCCAGATGGGCACCATCGAGCGGTCGGTGCAGCTCTCCGGTGCGCCCTTCCCGCCCGCGCTGGCCGAACGGTTCGCGAAGGTCGCCGACGACCCCGAGGCCGTCCGTCGGCTCGGCATCGAGCAGGCCAGCGAGATGTGCCGCCGGCTGCTCGACGAGGGTGTGCCGGGGATCCACTTCATCACCCTCAACCGCTCCACCGCGACGCGCGAGGTCTGGCAGAACCTCAGCGTGGACGTCCGGGCGTGAGCGCGACCCTCGCGACACCTGATCGCCGTCGCGACGGTTGATCAGTGGTGGGCACACTCCTGAAGTGGGACGAGTACGCCACGGCGTGGGCACGGCTGCACGGAGGCTTCGACCCCCGGTCGGCCGCACCCGCGGTACGCGGCTGGCTGCGGTTCGCCTACCACGTGGGGTACGTGCTGGGCCGGCTGCGGGTCGGCCCGACCCCCGTGACGGTGGTCGGCGTGCTGCTGTGCGTGTGCGTGCCGGTGTTCGCCGCGCAGCCGGGCGACGGCCCCTTCCTCGGGGCGCTGTTCGTGCTGCTGGCGGGGGTGGCGGACAGCGTCGACGGCGCGGTGGCGGTGGCCACCGGCCGTACCAGCCGACTCGGCTACGTCTACGACTCGGTCGCCGACCGGCTCGGTGAGGTCGCCTGGCTGGTCGCGTTCTGGCTGGTGGGGGCGCCGGGCGCCCTGGTGGTGGCGGCCGGGGCGCTCTCCTGGCTGCACGAGTACGTCCGCGCCCGGGCGGTCTCCGCGGGCATGCGGCAGATCGGCGCGGTGACCGTGGGGGAGCGGCCGACCCGGGTCTCGGTCGCCCTGGGCGGGTTGCTGGTGGCCGGGCTGGCCGGTCTGATCCAGCCCGACCTCGCCGCGGGCACCATCACCATGGCGACCGCGGTGTGGGTGCTGCTCGCCGGCTTCGGCCTGGGCCAGCTCCTGTCGGCCGTCCGCCGGGCCCTCCTCCAAGCCGGCTGACCCCCGGCCCCCGTCCCCACCCTCTCGGCCCGGCGATCGCGCACTTTCCGCCCCGGCATTCCGGACAGATCGATCTGCCCGAGGGCCGGAACTGCACGATCGCGGAAGCTGGACGGGGAGCCGAGAGCGGGCTAGGCGGGGCCGATGTCGGTGGCGACGATCTGTGCGGAGAGGGTGACCATGGGCAGGCCACCGCCCGGGTGGCCGGAGCCGCCGACCAGCCACAGCCCGCGCACCGGACCCCGGTTGGCCGGCCGGAGCAGACCGCCCGCCGTGCCGTAGATCGTCCCGCCCGGGGCGCCGGTCGCGTCGTCCAGGTCGGCCGGGGTGCGGATCTCCCGGAACAGCAGCCGGTCGCGGACGTCGACGCCCCGCGCGGCGAGCACGTCGAGAATCCGGTCGGCGTACGCCTCCGCGAGGCCGGGCCGCCGCCAGTCGACCGCACTGGTGGCGGTGCCCTGGCGGGCGGCGTTGACCAGCACGAACCAGGCCTCGTGCCCGGCGGGGCGGACCAGCGGGTCGTCGGCGACGGTGACGAAGACCGTCGGGTCGGGAGCCGGGCGGGCCCGTACGCCGCGGCCGGGGTCGCCGAAGACCGCGTCGAACTCGGCGTCGTAGTCGGTCGGGAAGAAGACGTTGTGGTGGGCGAGCCCGGAGGAGCCGGTCACCCCGAGCAGCAGCACGAAGCCGGCCAGGCTGCGGTCGGTGAGCGCGGCCAGCCGGCGCGGGCTGGGCAGCAGGTCGCGGTAGAGGGTGAGCGCGTCGCAGTTGGCCACCACCACGTCGGCCGGGACGGGCGCGGCGACGCCGTCGAGACGTACGCCGTGGACCCGCCCGCCCGCCGCGTCGATCCGGGCGACCGTGGCGCCGGTCTGCACGACCACGCCGAGGTCCAGGCAGCGCGACAGCAGCGCGTCGGCGAGGGTGCCCAGCCCGCCCCGCAGGTACCAGCCGCCGAACGCCAGTTCGGCGTAGGGGACGGCGACCAGCGCGGCCGGCGCCCGGCGCGGGTCGGCGCCGGTGTAGGTGGCGTACCGGTCGAGGAGCATCCGCAGCCGCGGGTCGCCGAGGTGGTGGCGGCCCAGGCCGCGCAGCGAGCGGCCGGGACCGATGGCGGCCAGGTCGCCCAGCCGCCAGGCCAGCGCGGCGAGGTCCCGGGGCGAGTCGACGGGGCGGCGCAGCACGTCCCGGGACGAGGCGGCCCAGACCCGGGCGGCGCGGCGCCACAGCCGCTGCCAGTCGGCCGCCGCCCGGTCGCCGAGGGTGGCGCCGATCCGTGCGGCGAACTCGGTCGGGTCGGCGCAGGAGTCCAGGGTCGACCCGTCGGTGAACACGTGCCGGACGATCGGGTCGAGCCGGGTCAGGTCCAGGTATTCGTCGAGCTTCGCCCCGGTCGCCTCGAACAGGTCGGTGAAGACGTCGGGGAGGGTGAGCAGGCTCGGCCCGGTGTCGAAGTGGAAGGTACCGGCCGGGGTGTCCCGCAGGTGCCGGCCCAGCTTGCCGCCGACCGTCTCGGCCCGCTCGAAGACGGTCACCTCGTGCCCGGTGGCGGCCAGTCGGGCGGCGGTGGCCAGGCCGCCCACTCCGGCGCCGACGACCACGATCCGTGCCATCCCGCGCCTCCTAGCTGACCGGGCGCCCACGCCAGAACAGGCGCCGCCGCTTGCGCAGATGGTACGACCGCAGGGTCAGCCAACCGAGGACCACGACCGACACGGGGTGTGTCAGCGCGTCGGGCCACCACCGGCCGCCGGTGGCGCGCGCGGTGACCACC
This genomic stretch from Micromonospora krabiensis harbors:
- the pknB gene encoding Stk1 family PASTA domain-containing Ser/Thr kinase — encoded protein: MDTQVADTLLGSLIDGRYRIRGRVARGGMATVYTATDERLERTVAVKIIHPTQAPEARARVAGFVERFTDEAKTIARLTHPNVVAVYDQGTHGGLPYLVMEYVRGRTLREVLAERRRLNPDEALAIFEQMLAAIAAAHRSGVVHRDVKPENVLVAEAPTGGMANLVDSVVKVADFGLARAVEASAEENGNQLMATVAYVAPELVTEGRADPRTDVYSAGIVLFEMLTGRVPYDGDRPVDIAWQHVDRDVPSPSTLVPSLPPALDHLVARATRRDPNARPADAGALLSQVQVARDDLGNQNSRTAVLRPVADEPPLAQPTMVVAAVRPAERPAWARLPEGGGPRAGRRRAAESDGGDLWSRLGQLRAQVMGDRRGRLAVAAVVVVLGLVAAVGGWWFGAGRYTDAPQLVSLSKADAEAHAERAGLTLRYAEPRYDEQAPKDSVLLQDPASATRIVKGGTITLTLSLGPERFPVPDVIGKEFELAESDLVNLKLVVAKGAARYDDNLPAGMVVDTNPKVGAEVKPGAKVTVILSKGRAPVSVPNLVGKSLTEARDALGKLGLKLVETYKDSDKPRDEVLGQSPADGTGVEKGAEVKLDVSKGPPLVVVPRVIDLPCQQAKQLLESQGFPVGIQLNPNAIVRFQNPVENTQVPPGTGVTIGCI
- a CDS encoding Rv2175c family DNA-binding protein; the encoded protein is MTESVPADQAATGPDLAGPADAAGWLTLPDVAERLDVSISKVHQMIRDRELLAVRRDGVRRVPADLVANRTVLKHLPGVLNLLADAGYDDEAALRWLYEPDDTLPGTPAVALGGDQAREVKRRAQALGF
- a CDS encoding polyprenyl synthetase family protein encodes the protein MTDAAPVSPVDRAGLRQRIDKALTEFLANQRIWMAGVDDALTPVAEAIEAFVLGGGKRLRPAFAYWGFRGAGGVDSDQVLAALAALEFVQASALIHDDLMDRSDTRRGEPAVHRRFAARHRGSGWGGDPDNFGDAAAILLGDLCLVWSDELLHSAGLDPRAVARARPVFDEMRTEVTVGQYLDVLTQVTRDTSVERAGKVARYKSAKYTVERPLLLGAALADASADIRAAYSAYGLPLGEAFQLRDDVLGVFGDPAQTGKPAGDDLREGKRTFLVAAALETADDAGRELLLAGLGDAGLDEEGVTRLREVITMSGALARTEQRITTLTDGALAALASVDLDTEARQALVDLAIAATRRAD
- a CDS encoding transcriptional regulator; its protein translation is MTPTPPPGPPQLLGPLLTQLRLARGWSQQRTAAELCAAAGVPTLSRHEISRWERQVRVPGDFWLRWLAVVLATPVELLTGAAARSRSPAPPALRPTGGGRSRAALLALAQRWLADPRAPLLVAPPGRVTGLAPAGPPTPPASDPAPSGGTTRGGCLPTDDEPAPGVRDDPPRPPGPVDAADLAALRRLDDLAGGADLAPLGADRLRRLARSLPRSGPADRRRLLPLLAESAQLAGWLATDAGDLTGGLDAYRLGLRAAAATGDPALAGHVLGSASHLLAGAGDPRGALLLARTAYAGSRRWASPGLRALLLHRVALAAALGGRPDAAGQALGAAERAVGEPDPDREPSWLYWLDGAELTAMTGRALVALGRPRRAEGLLDATRGPGRPRRAAVYGAWLARAYLQLGEVEQACDVADGALLDAVRAGSPRAVAQLADVRRRLATHRRTPAVRRHTALVAAARPYLPRPSAATVPGRGPPGRGPQPVLAGIRGPTRPASVHA
- the metF gene encoding methylenetetrahydrofolate reductase [NAD(P)H] → MALGLPSVLPNPQPAIGELIRERQPTFSFEFFPPKTPQGERLLWQAIRELESLRPSFVSITYGAGGSTRDTTVAVTERIATETTLLPMAHLTAVDHSVAELRHVIGRLAGVGVRNVLAVRGDPPGNPGGEWVAHPEGVRYAEDLVRLVRDAGDFSVGVAAFPYKHPRSPDVASDTAHFVRKCQAGAAFAITQMFFDADDYLRLRDRVAAAGCDTPILAGVMPVTQMGTIERSVQLSGAPFPPALAERFAKVADDPEAVRRLGIEQASEMCRRLLDEGVPGIHFITLNRSTATREVWQNLSVDVRA
- a CDS encoding CDP-alcohol phosphatidyltransferase family protein, with the translated sequence MVGTLLKWDEYATAWARLHGGFDPRSAAPAVRGWLRFAYHVGYVLGRLRVGPTPVTVVGVLLCVCVPVFAAQPGDGPFLGALFVLLAGVADSVDGAVAVATGRTSRLGYVYDSVADRLGEVAWLVAFWLVGAPGALVVAAGALSWLHEYVRARAVSAGMRQIGAVTVGERPTRVSVALGGLLVAGLAGLIQPDLAAGTITMATAVWVLLAGFGLGQLLSAVRRALLQAG
- a CDS encoding phytoene desaturase family protein, translating into MARIVVVGAGVGGLATAARLAATGHEVTVFERAETVGGKLGRHLRDTPAGTFHFDTGPSLLTLPDVFTDLFEATGAKLDEYLDLTRLDPIVRHVFTDGSTLDSCADPTEFAARIGATLGDRAAADWQRLWRRAARVWAASSRDVLRRPVDSPRDLAALAWRLGDLAAIGPGRSLRGLGRHHLGDPRLRMLLDRYATYTGADPRRAPAALVAVPYAELAFGGWYLRGGLGTLADALLSRCLDLGVVVQTGATVARIDAAGGRVHGVRLDGVAAPVPADVVVANCDALTLYRDLLPSPRRLAALTDRSLAGFVLLLGVTGSSGLAHHNVFFPTDYDAEFDAVFGDPGRGVRARPAPDPTVFVTVADDPLVRPAGHEAWFVLVNAARQGTATSAVDWRRPGLAEAYADRILDVLAARGVDVRDRLLFREIRTPADLDDATGAPGGTIYGTAGGLLRPANRGPVRGLWLVGGSGHPGGGLPMVTLSAQIVATDIGPA